A single region of the Anomaloglossus baeobatrachus isolate aAnoBae1 chromosome 2, aAnoBae1.hap1, whole genome shotgun sequence genome encodes:
- the PTRH2 gene encoding peptidyl-tRNA hydrolase 2, mitochondrial codes for MDYIFHPGALTLAAGIACGVCLGWRLRGRYGRVRNHSSIAGNDVGSEASVMGESGDFKMVLVVRNDLKMGKGKVAAQCSHAAVSAYKQIQKRNPDLLKQWEYCGQPKVVVKAPDEASLVELLSRAKQLGLTVSLIQDAGLTQIAPGSRTVLGVGPGLANLIDQVTGQLKLY; via the coding sequence aTGGATTACATTTTCCACCCTGGGGCTCTAACCCTGGCTGCTGGGATAGCGTGCGGTGTCTGTCTAGGCTGGAGGTTGCGGGGCCGCTATGGACGGGTCCGAAACCACTCAAGCATTGCAGGAAATGACGTGGGAAGTGAAGCAAGTGTTATGGGAGAAAGTGGTGATTTCAAGATGGTATTAGTAGTCCGTAATGATTTAAAAATGGGAAAAGGCAAAGTGGCTGCCCAGTGCTCCCATGCTGCAGTGTCAGCCTACAAGCAGATACAAAAAAGGAATCCTGATTTACTAAAGCAATGGGAATACTGCGGACAGCCAAAAGTAGTGGTGAAAGCACCTGATGAAGCCTCACTGGTTGAACTTCTCTCTCGCGCAAAGCAGCTGGGATTGACCGTTAGTTTGATACAAGATGCTGGTTTAACACAGATTGCGCCTGGATCCCGAACGGTCCTAGGTGTCGGACCAGGTCTTGCCAACTTAATTGATCAAGTGACTGGGCAATTAAAACTCTATTAA